AAAATGCAACCAAGTTCCTGAGAAGTCAGAGCTACAGATCTGCCCTTTCACTGATTTGAGACCCAGGGATGTGTAAGCTGGTTGGGCAGAGAACTCCAAGCAGTGAATTTGGAATGATGGGGGCCCCTTCACCCTAGGCTTCCAAGAATCCCCACATATAAGTTTTTGAAGCCAGTGATCACCACACATTTAAAGATGACCAAGAACATGTGAAAACAACAAGTCACGAGCAGACACGTGTGGGCTTTGTGTCCTGGAACTGGGCGCGCTGTGGCAAACCCCGGCTGGTTGGTCCCATGCACTTGGCCCTACTGCATTCCTGAGTCCTTTGTAGTCAGGCATGGCCAAATGACTGAAGTCTGGGCCAAAGAATGTAGGTGATAACAACTGTGCAACTTCTGGGCCTCACCCATCAAAACCTCTATctgaacctccatactcttctctcATTCCTGGATGCCTGGCCTGGGCCCAAACTCTAGGGGAACCTTAGGAACCATGGGTTGATGATGAGAAGGCACCAGAATGAAGGGACCTGGGTCCCCATTTCACCACCTGGGGGAAAGCTGCCCAATGGAGAAACACCTACAGTGCACTACTCTATGGTTAGTGAATAAACCTGCATTAGTTTAAGCCATGAAATTTTAAGGTTTGTTTGATAAGCAGCTAGTGTTACTGTAATACAGACATGGGTTATAAAACAACGGAGCTTCTTAAGTTTGAAGAAGTCAAAGGTAAGCTTGAAAATATCAGCACAGAACAGGAAGCTAAAGTGTTAACAAATGTTTAAAAGCACAAACACAacacaacatacaaaaatcaaaagaCGGAAAATAGTGGAGAGATTAAAAGATGTGGAGAGAACAATGAGATCTCAGATGTATAGATCTCTATTctaggaggagagaaagagaagggggtgGTGCTAGAGAGAGAATCTGGATCAGAGAAAAGCACTTTGAAAGCATAGCGGCTGAGAATTTGCCAGAACTGGTGAAAAACACCAATCCAGATTCAAGAATcccaagaataaatttaaaaattctcaccTATCCATGGTagtaaaattacagaaaaacCAAAGACAATGGGAAACTTAAGAACATCCACTGAAAAGATAGGCTCCCTCCAAGAACAGCAGGTAGATGGACAGTGACCTCTTGGCCACAACAATGCAAGCCAGGGGATGGTGGAATGCACTCAGTGTATTTCAGTGTGTTGGAAGGAAACAGCCACTAACTTAGAATTTATGCTCAATATATTCAAGTATGACAGTGAAGACAGTTTTAGACAAACCAAAACACATACTTTTATCACCAGGCTCTCCTGTTACGCTTGTTAAAAATGAaggttcaggacttccctggtggcacagtggttaagaatccgcctgccaatgcagggtacacgggcttgatccctggtccaggaagatcccacatgctgtggagcagctcagcccgtacaccacaactactgaacctgcactttagagcctgcaagccacaaccactgagcctatgtgccacaactactgaagcccatgcacctagaacccatgctccacaacaagccaccgcaatgagaagcccacgcaccacaacgaagagtagcccccgctcaccactagagaaagcccacgtgcagcaatgaagacccaatgcagtcaaaaataaactttttttaaaaatgcagcttCACGGGCCCCACTGTGGACCTCCTGCTTCAGAAACTCAGATAGAGGGCCCAGAAATCTAAGCACTGCCAAGCAATTTACAGTCACACACTGGCGATTTTCCAGGGTATGGACTAAGGCAGGGCTTTGCAGGAGACTGTGCTGGAGATGTCAGGTGCCCAGCCTGAAGGGTCTTGTGTGCCAGCCTGTTGACAATGGGGAGACACAGTAGGGTCTAGGCAGGGGAGTGAGAATAACCAGGTTTGGACAGATTGCTTCAGCCAGAGAGGGTAAGAGTAGAGGAAGGGAAGGCTGCTGGAAGGAGGCCCTTTGAGAAGTGACTTCAGGAATCCACTAGAGAAGCAGTGGACGCAGCTTAGTGTTGTCACACGTGCAGGGTCCTTGTCCTATCCCAGTGCAGCTGACCCAGTGCAGCTGACCCACTGGCACTAGACATGCAGGTCCAGGGCTCAGAGAAGTCTGACAGGAGTCCTAACCTGTCGGTGTGAGGGTTGTGTGTGAAGCCAGGGAACTGAATTAACTCACTCAGAGGAGGTGGGCAGAGCAGGAAGAGAAAAGGCCGATCCACACAACCTTGGGAACAGCAGTTAAGGGAGGGGAAGGACTAAAGGAAGAAGCTAACACCTTCTTGTTGACTATCTTCTTTGTGAAAGTCACAATGTCAGGCATTTTATTCACCATGTCCCAGTCAGTTCTCAACAGCTTGGGGAGGTCcatccccatttcatagacaAGGCCAGGCTGAGTGGAATTAAATGACCTGCCCAAGGACAGAGCAGCCTGTAAGTGGTGAAGCCAGGGTTTGACCAGGTAGGTCCATCTGATGGGCGTTTGCCTTAGTGAAGGAGTGAGAAGACAGACCTGCTAGGCCTGCACCAAGAATGCAAATTCTGCCCGAGACAACACCAGCTGCTTTCCACAGGGCACAGCATCTCCCAGGAACAGGTCCCCTGCTGTCCACACACACCTCTCCCTGCAAGAAGTTTCTATGACACAGCAAAGGACATGGGTCTTTCCAGAGGCTGTGGGGTCACCTCTCAGCCCAACCTAAAACCTGAGGATAGTAAGGGGTTTTGCCAAATGCCTTTCCTGCAGCTGATACGACTGTGCTTTTCCTGCTTTACCCTGTTGATGGGATGGATCGCTCTGATTTTCAAAtgctgaaccagccttgcatacatGAAGTAgaccccacttgatcttggtgtataattctttttatacattgttggatgcaatctgctaatattttgttaaggacttCTGTATCTATGATGAGAGATACTGGTTCCTAGTTTTCTTggatatttgtctggttttggtattagggtaatgctggcctcatagaatgagttaggaagtattccctctgctcTATCTTCTGGAAAACTGTAGAGgactggtataatttcttccttaaatgttttgtagaattcactagtgaagccacCTGGGCCTCATGCTTTCTGTTTTAGAAGGTTGTTAATTATGGATTCAATTTAACAGATACAGGCCTACTCAGATCATCTATTTCTTGTATCAGTTTGGCAGACTGTCTTTCAAAGAATTAGTCCATCTCAggtaggttatcaaatttgtgggcacagAGTTGCTCCGTGttcccttattatcctttcaATTATCATGGGATCTGCAGTGATGTCCCCTTTTATTTCTGGtactagtaatttgtgtcttccctttttttccttagcCTAGCTAGGGGCCTATTGACTTTATTATCTGTTCAAAAACCAGTTTTTGGTTTACTTGATTTcctctattgatttcctgttttcaatttcattgatttctgctctagtttttattatttcttttcttgtgcttacttTGGGTTGAATTTGCTCTTTTTccagtttcctaaggtggaagcttagtttattgattttagatgtttcttcttttctcatatacgcattcaatgctataaacatccctctgagcactgcttctgctgcatcccacaaattttggtaagttgtaatttcactttcattcagttaaaaatattttaaagtttctcttgagatttcttctttgactgtgctgggtgctttagAACACTGAGACACTTACCTCTGGGAGGCAAAGAGtaaaattcccattttacagatggggaacagGTCAACCCAGGGTCACATGGCTGGGAAATGGCAGAGCTTGGGCTGGTGTACCGTCTGTTTGGTCCCCTGAGGACCAGCCCAGAGCTGAACTCCCCTGATGTTACCACTGGCAACCCTACGTGCCTGGTGAGTTGAAATGGTGAGCTCTGAACCGTTACAAAGTCAAGCTGATCCTGGAGGTTCAGAGACTGAAAACCTGGCTTGGTTAGACCTGGGGTCACTACCGTTAGGGACCAGGGACCAAGGCCAGACACACTCCAGCCTGAGCTGCTTGCTCTCTGACCTTGGGTGTCCCTGGGGCACGGTGGGATCCAAGCAGAGGAACCACCCCTCCGTGCCAAGGAAGCACGTGGCCACTGTGCAGAGGGTCCCCTCCAGATGTTTCTCCAGCCCCCACCAGGCCTGGGGCCTACCCCTGGGCAGTCTTAGGACACTGTGCTGACCCAGTGGCACCATCAAATCACACTTATTTTGAGTAGAAAATAAGCCACTTCTTCAGCAATACATCAAAATGTGGGGCTCTTTGAGCTTGCTGGGCTCACCTGGTCCTGGCTTCCCTGGAGGGTCCCTTGTGCAGCCAGGCCAGACTAGAGCCCTCAGGATGGCAGGGCCCAAGGAAGGGACGTGGTGCAGCAGCAGGGTCCTGGGGAGGTTGCCACTAGGCTGGTCAGTAGCAGTCGGCCTCGTTCTCCCCAAGGACGCCCACGGCAGCCAGCATGTCCTGCAAGAGTGACTGGGGGCTCTTCTCCACATGGTCACTGCTCTCAGCCAGAGTGTCCCGAAGGCCCTCCAGGTCTACAGACCTCAGCAGAGCTACGACGGCCCCGGGCTCCAGGTACCCCAGGGGCTGACCCTGCTCACCTGCCTGCCACCTCTGCAGGGTGGCCTCCACAGAGGCCACGTTGGGACTGTCCCCTGCCTCCTGCGGGCTGCCACAGGGAGCAGCCTTGGCCCTCAGGAATAGGAGAAGATCACAGGACTTCTGGGCCACAGGTCGGTCACAGTCAAACAAGGCACGGAAGGCAAACTCAAAGAGCTGCACACGGCAGAGCACCTGCAGGGCCTGGGCCAGCACACCAGGTGGGGCTGTCTCGGGCAGGGCCACGGCATAGGGACAGTGGGAGCCGCGCTGACCCAGCAACTGCTCCAGGAACACCAGTGCCAGCTCGAGGCCCTGGGCCCGCACCTCCCAGTCCAAGTCCCTGCTCGCCGCCTGGAGCGCTCCAGCCACAAACCGCTCCGCGTCTTCAGCTACATCAGCGTGGCCATCCCTCAGCCACTCAGTGAAGACCTGCATGACGGCCCTCCGGGGGAAGCCCTCCGAGTCTGTGGAGAGGATGTGCAGAAGCTCCACGAGCAGGCTCTCCTGGAGGACAGAGTGGGAAGAGGGTGGAGGGACCAGGGAAGTCGAGTTCCCGCTGACGGGCTCGGGGTGCAGCAGGGAGAACCCCCATGAGGACCCCCTGCCATGCTCGGCTTCCTTCAGGCGATGTGCCCTTCAGCCCCCCATCTGCCCACCGTCAAACAGGGGTGGCCGTGCCCAAGAGACAGGGCTTCCAGGAAGCGGAGCTGGAGATTCAGGGGACACGCCCGACCCTGAATGCCACCCCTGGACGGCAGACCCACTCCACCCTGGCATCAGGACAGCAGCCAGGTGGGCGCACAGCCACAGGACCCACTGCCTCCTACCTGCTGAGCCCCTGGGCACTCAGGGCTGGCAGGGGTGGCACACAGCCCCCAGCTAGACAACTGCCCTGTGGCGGTCACTGCGCTCGCGCGGACGTAACTCTCAGGGTCTCGCAGAAGCTGCTTGGTGAGCTCGGGCACCTCTGAAGCAAGGAGCGCTTGTCTGAAGCCGGCCTGCCCTGGGGGTCCAAGAAGCCACAACCAGCTATGACCGAAAGCTGAGTCCacagcctctcctccctccccaaaggcagCCTAGGTAGTCCGAGTTCCCAACTACCTGGGGACAACGGTGTGCCAAGGCCAGGCCAGCCCTCCCACAGGGACCCCAGCCCCCGGCGCCGCACCCTGCACTCACCTCCCCAGTGTCTGGTCATTTGGGTCAGGAACTCGAGGCCTGAGTCCCTTACCTCCCAGCAGGGGCTGCACAGGCGCTTCTGTAGCACaggaagcagctctggggcagaaGGAACGGTTCAGAGGGCCCAGGCCATGTCCACCCTgcctcccacccagcccccagTCACCTCCATCCCTGCTCCTCCCTCAGTTCAcccctgggaggggctgggatcACCTCTGAGGAACAGCTGGGTGTGGGGGTCCAGGTCGCAGCAGTCGGGGGTCTTGGGTGAGCTCAGGAGCCACCTGAGTGTGGCCTGGAAGGCCTTCTTCAGAACCTGGAGTGGGAAGAGTGGGGCTGCAGGGCCAGGAGGGGTGAGCTGGCCCGCCTGCCCCCGTCCCCGCCCTGGGGTATAAGATGGGGACGGGATACATGGGGACAGGGAACACCGGACTTCATTTTTACGAGGCAGAAGCCTCTGGAAGTGGCCGACTGGCATCCAAGactagagagagaggaggagaggccaGCTCTTGTCAGGAAGCCCCACTACCGGGGAAATGAAACTTCTGCAccaaaacagcaggaactacccACGGCACCTTTTCCTGAAAGCTCCGGAATCTGCCAGGCTTATCATCCAATCTCCCCACTGCCTGCTCAGTACATATGCTATTCCTGCACCCCCAGAGCATGACTCAACCCCGGGGCTACGAGAACGGGGAGATTTGCAGGAAACCTCAATGAGAGTTGGGACCCCAAGCGTAAGGCCCACCTGGTTCTAGTTTACATCTCTCATGGAGAATTCCTTGTAAGACTGGATCCTCTCCCTGCTTTCCATGGCCCGGCGACCCCTCACTCAATCTCCACcaatgccaggccctgggccgaACCCTGTGCAGCTGCCTGCCCCTTGAAACTCACTTTAAGAAGcaattctggggacttccctggtggcgcagtggttaagaatccgcctgccaatgcagggggcacgggttcgggccctggtccaggaagatcccacatgccgcggagcaactaagcccgtgcgtcacagctattgagcctgtgctctagagtccgcgacccacaactactgagcctgcgagccacaactgctgaagcccactgcacctagagcccgtgctccacaacaagagaagccactgcaatgaaaagcccgtgcaccgcaacgaagagtagcccctgctcgccacaagcacagaaagcccgcgtgcagcaacagccaatgttttaaaattaattatttaaaaaaaaaaaaaaaaagaggcaattcTGGCCCCAGAGAGGCCTGCAGGGGtgccctgcctctgccttcctccccctccccttccctccaccctccaccctgcaCCCTGTGCGTGTACCATGGAGCTGGACTCAGGGCTCACGAGGTACTCCAGGAGGACGGAAAACACCTGCGTCACCAACTCTTGAGGGCCTGAGACAGACGTGGATGGCTGAAGCACCCAACCTCCTACCCTGGGGCCTCCCCAGCCCACAAGTATGGCAACCCAAGGAAAACAGGGGACAGAACCCATCGGTCAGCTgaatcccagcccctgccccagaggAGACATGCAGAGGACAGCAGTCTTGGGATATCTCTGAGCAGCTGTGGGGCTCGCCCAACACCCGAGCTGTGCAAGAGAAAACATTCTCACTTACCGGTCCCCTGAGACAGCGCCCCCAGGAAATCCAGGGCAGCTCGCTGGACCCGGCCACAGCCCACCAGGATCGCACAGAGACGGCTGCCCACATCGGAGGTGGGGGCCGCTGAGCCACTGCAGAGCCGCAGTATTGTCACCGCAGCCCCAAGCAGGGGCGCCTGCGGCCAGGGCGAGGggcgctggggctgggggaggacggAAGGTCAATGCAGGCCACAAGTCCCACTGCCAGTGTGGACCT
The sequence above is a segment of the Orcinus orca chromosome 16, mOrcOrc1.1, whole genome shotgun sequence genome. Coding sequences within it:
- the BRAT1 gene encoding BRCA1-associated ATM activator 1 isoform X2 — protein: MDPECSRLLPALCAVLADPRQPVADDTCLEKLLDWFTAVTEAGSSLLLLQENPCLVELLFHVLKSQDLSSRILSFSLRLAGIFAAQENCFQYLQGELLPMLFGEVGPLGGAAWTAPAVRSGWIQGLRTLAQHPSALRFLAACGAVDTIFSLQGDPSLFVASAAGQLLVHILDLAMRGPAEGHRSPQACDWPACAQKIVGHIEDSLCSTAVPQVTQALSVLTTAFGHCHGLWTQGLWVRLSPLVARLLEKDPVPASHSLVDLLLSVARSAPSSYRGLWETLAQTLSHLSPTQALGILKLQDCPQALRTQAFGILLQPLACVLEAAAQAPGPPGLLEGAAGNSMTVDTLLSSKSACVGLLCCALAHLGLLQPLPQRPSPWPQAPLLGAAVTILRLCSGSAAPTSDVGSRLCAILVGCGRVQRAALDFLGALSQGTGPQELVTQVFSVLLEYLVSPESSSMVLKKAFQATLRWLLSSPKTPDCCDLDPHTQLFLRELLPVLQKRLCSPCWEVRDSGLEFLTQMTRHWGGQAGFRQALLASEVPELTKQLLRDPESYVRASAVTATGQLSSWGLCATPASPECPGAQQESLLVELLHILSTDSEGFPRRAVMQVFTEWLRDGHADVAEDAERFVAGALQAASRDLDWEVRAQGLELALVFLEQLLGQRGSHCPYAVALPETAPPGVLAQALQVLCRVQLFEFAFRALFDCDRPVAQKSCDLLLFLRAKAAPCGSPQEAGDSPNVASVEATLQRWQAGEQGQPLGYLEPGAVVALLRSVDLEGLRDTLAESSDHVEKSPQSLLQDMLAAVGVLGENEADCY
- the BRAT1 gene encoding BRCA1-associated ATM activator 1 isoform X1; translation: MDPECSRLLPALCAVLADPRQPVADDTCLEKLLDWFTAVTEAGSSLLLLQENPCLVELLFHVLKSQDLSSRILSFSLRLAGIFAAQENCFQYLQQGELLPMLFGEVGPLGGAAWTAPAVRSGWIQGLRTLAQHPSALRFLAACGAVDTIFSLQGDPSLFVASAAGQLLVHILDLAMRGPAEGHRSPQACDWPACAQKIVGHIEDSLCSTAVPQVTQALSVLTTAFGHCHGLWTQGLWVRLSPLVARLLEKDPVPASHSLVDLLLSVARSAPSSYRGLWETLAQTLSHLSPTQALGILKLQDCPQALRTQAFGILLQPLACVLEAAAQAPGPPGLLEGAAGNSMTVDTLLSSKSACVGLLCCALAHLGLLQPLPQRPSPWPQAPLLGAAVTILRLCSGSAAPTSDVGSRLCAILVGCGRVQRAALDFLGALSQGTGPQELVTQVFSVLLEYLVSPESSSMVLKKAFQATLRWLLSSPKTPDCCDLDPHTQLFLRELLPVLQKRLCSPCWEVRDSGLEFLTQMTRHWGGQAGFRQALLASEVPELTKQLLRDPESYVRASAVTATGQLSSWGLCATPASPECPGAQQESLLVELLHILSTDSEGFPRRAVMQVFTEWLRDGHADVAEDAERFVAGALQAASRDLDWEVRAQGLELALVFLEQLLGQRGSHCPYAVALPETAPPGVLAQALQVLCRVQLFEFAFRALFDCDRPVAQKSCDLLLFLRAKAAPCGSPQEAGDSPNVASVEATLQRWQAGEQGQPLGYLEPGAVVALLRSVDLEGLRDTLAESSDHVEKSPQSLLQDMLAAVGVLGENEADCY